A single Triticum dicoccoides isolate Atlit2015 ecotype Zavitan chromosome 2A, WEW_v2.0, whole genome shotgun sequence DNA region contains:
- the LOC119359086 gene encoding probable carboxylesterase 18, giving the protein MAGTEDARRPPALPWTVRLQFAALSLAHRPDGSVRRLLFSLGDLHAAARPRPDASGVRSADVTVDASRGLWARVFSPSSAADAPVPVVVYFHGGGFVLFSAASRPYDAFCRRLCHGLGAVVVSVNYRLAPKHRFPAAYDDAVDVLRYLDTNGLPADLAVPVDLSRCFLAGDSAGGNITHHVAQRWSAMTTTASPSSLRLAGVVLIQPFFGGEERTEAEVTLDKVGPALSMVVTDAYWREFLPEGATRDHPAARVCGERVELAEAFPPAMVVVGGLDLLKGWQTRYVEALRGKGKPVRVVEYPDAIHGFHAFPEIADSGELVEDIKLFVDEHRPTKS; this is encoded by the coding sequence ATGGCCGGCACTGAGGACGCGCGCCGGCCGCCGGCCCTTCCGTGGACGGTACGCCTCCAGTTTGCTGCACTGTCGCTCGCGCACCGGCCGGACGGCAGCGTCCGGCGCCTCCTCTTCTCCCTGGGCGACCTCCACGCGGCGGCAAGGCCACGCCCGGACGCGTCGGGGGTCCGCTCCGCCGACGTCACCGTCGACGCCTCTCGCGGCCTCTGGGCGCgcgtcttctccccctcgtcgGCAGCCGATGCGCCGGTCCCCGTCGTCGTCTACTTCCACGGCGGCGGCTTCGTGCTCTTCTCCGCGGCGTCCCGCCCCTACGACGCGTTCTGCCGCCGCCTCTGCCACGGGCTAGGCGCCGTCGTCGTCTCGGTGAACTACCGCCTCGCCCCCAAGCACCGGTTCCCGGCAGCGTACGACGATGCCGTGGACGTGCTCCGCTACCTCGACACGAACGGCCTCCCCGCCGACCTTGCCGTCCCCGTGGACCTCTCCAGATGCTTCCTCGCAGGCGACAGCGCCGGCGGCAACATCACGCACCACGTGGCGCAGCGCTGGTCGGCCATGACGACCACGGCGTCACCATCATCCCTACGCCTCGCCGGCGTCGTCCTGATCCAGCCGTTCTTCGGTGGCGAGGAGCGGACGGAGGCGGAGGTGACGCTCGACAAGGTGGGGCCCGCGCTGTCGATGGTGGTGACGGACGCCTACTGGAGGGAGTTCCTGCCGGAGGGCGCCACCCGGGACCACCCCGCCGCTCGCGTCTGCGGCGAGCGCGTCGAGCTCGCCGAGGCGTTCCCGCCGGCCATGGTGGTGGTCGGTGGGTTGGACCTGCTCAAGGGCTGGCAGACGCGGTACGTGGAGGCGTTGCGCGGCAAGGGGAAGCCGGTTAGGGTGGTCGAGTACCCCGATGCCATCCACGGCTTCCACGCGTTCCCGGAGATcgccgactccggcgagctcgtggAGGACATCAAGCTGTTCGTCGACGAGCATCGGCCTACGAAGTCGTAG